The sequence below is a genomic window from Lycium ferocissimum isolate CSIRO_LF1 chromosome 9, AGI_CSIRO_Lferr_CH_V1, whole genome shotgun sequence.
CTATAACATTTTGCAAGCGATATAAAGAAAGCAATGCAGTCGAAATAGCGATGGACCTACGCGAAAAGTCTCGAAGACTTGACGTAATGGTGGGAGCtaagttagaaaaaaaaacggGGTGGCTGGCCTGGGGTTTGAACCCTGGTCCAGAAGCTAGAATGGTTGGGACACAAGCTCTCATAGGTAGGGTTGTCGAATGAGCAGGTTAGGTTAGGCTGAATTTGGGAGGGTTAAAATGGCTGAGTTAATAAATTGGCTGTTATTGACCTGCCCAAAAGTTATTTGGGCTGAAATGGGCTATAAATGGGGTCATAACCCAACCTGCCCAATTCTTACTAATTTTAATTGTTTGGTTTGTTCTTTTATAACTTTTTAATACCTAATTAAACTATTTTGTTTTaactattatactatatataacatatcaaatgaaaaaaatatctttttgtaAATATTCTAACAAAATTTCTCGTGCTTTGGCTACATATCAACTCAATTTTTGATAGGCTGAAATGAGCCGATCTATTAAATAGGCAAGTCAATAACCAACCCAAACTTGAACGAATTGGGTAGGTTATGTTATAATTGGCTAATTTTGCCACATCTGCTCGTAGGTATCAAGAACATGAATGGGGAATTACTTTGGGATAAATACAACATCACAAGGTTTACCAAGATAGGTTGTCAACTCTTGCCTTCTGCCATTGACTTGATCATAAGCAATTCCACTTTCAATTTCAGTTACATTGAACATCTTCAGTATTATGTCATACAAGCAACTATTGTTCTTCcactgaaatatgatgtgtcgAGATTAAATCATGTGTGGCAAGTTGGAATTGATGTGGCAGAAGGAAAGGAACCAAAGATGCATCCTAAAGAACTAAGGAATTATGATAGCACTGAGACAATTAACTTGAGGACTGGCAAAGGTCGAGGCAATAGAGTTCATGCATCTTCTCGAATAAGAAAAGTAAGTCAGGCTTCTACTACTTTTGAATATggataaataatttattttgctaactccatatgcatatataacaatAGGAAAAATTACATCTCAATGCATTTTTATGATctattttacaaaatatgacaaaatgtatacatatagtaCACATATAAGATACAtagtataatatacatacctatacatatagtatacatattCAGTGTATAAATTTTGTAAGTTTCAACTATATTGATAAATAAGTTTGGTTGAACTGTACATATAAGTTTCCCAATTTCCCAATATAATTAGCCGCGGTATATGTAGAATGCGCACccactattttatttatctttatcAAGAAATTCTTCAAACTACACTAAGCGAAAAGTctgttttgtgtttttttttttttcttttttctttctggtTTGAAAACAATTTTGTTATATTGGTCAACGAAGTATTTGcacgaagaagaaaaaagaacaaaaataaaaaggttcTCGTAGAATCTGATTATGTAAccctctttctttttaatcAATTCCAGCAAAACAATACATCTTTTTATtcttagaaacaatttaactttagaCCTCATTTACCGTCATGATTTTATAGACTGAGAAATGTCATAGCTTGTTTAAAACCTCAAATTCAaaagcctttttaaaaaaaaaaaaaaaaaaaaattgtgtctaGTCAAATAGgtttatataaaatgaaataaaggaagtAAAATTTAGAAATTCCAACTATTAAAATACGCATAAAATGAGATAAATGGATAAAAGTAAATCAGAATTTTCGTTCGTTTTAAAGTAAAAAAGGTGAACAATAGAACAAGCATCTAATATTTCATAAaccaccaaaggatgtggtgcagcgCACAAATGGTCTTTCCTTAGCCAGAGGTACGTTCGACGATATGGAAAAATCCTTGGTAAGGAGTGCTTTTCCTAGAAATGGGCCTTACGCAGCGCCATATAGTCGGGCTCCAATGGGGGTACCAgatggaaaaaataaaataaaaaaaactaatacTCTATTTCTTATTATTGGTATAAACGGCACGTGTTTCTGTACAGACAAATATACTAACATCAACATAAAGAACCCGCATGTTGTGATATTTTTGTTGCATAAtgatgaattgagaatattATGTGCAGGTTCATGGGATATTAAATATTATTGGGTGGGGTACATTGCTACCTATTGGTGTGATCATAGCAAGGAATTTCAAAGAGTTTCCATTACCTTGTCCGAGTTGGGAAAAATATCATATTATATGCCAAAGTGTTGGATACATTGTGGGTTCAACTGGCTGGGCTGTTGGAATATGGCTTGGTAGAACATCCAAATATTACTCCTTCTCCACACATGGAACTTTTGGCATCTTCATTTTCACTTTTGCAACCCTACAAGTAAGAGTCTCTCTATTGAGATCCCTCAATTATTGGTAACGTGTAACTTCGGTCCTTCTGATACTTCACTAGcatgtactccctccattcacttttacttgtccactatagtaaaaatatattttcacttttacttgtccacattcgcatatgaagagaaagaccaaacttttttgtttcttgttttacccttacattaattattcattaattttcaaatcatttttcaagtcTATTGagacaccaattaatatgggtattatgataaaatatatacttcatttattaattataaagaGTCATGCAAaattaaaagtgaacaaataaaaatgaacggagggagtgTATATTACGCTTGAAACAACCAATTAGATGAGTGTTTTTGGTCCGTCTGGTACTTCACAAGCATATTTActcttcaacacaacacaacattatATATCAATTGGTTTTTCACAACATTTTATGCTCTCAAAAGTATACTAACATATATTTGTGTGGATATTTAAATAATACTCTCACGGTTCACTTTCGGTTGTCAACTATACTAAAATCagattttcagttttatttttccactttagcatattaagacaaaaacaattttttttctgtttacccttaacattagaACTACTAAATTCtccaaatcattttccaagatttttttttgaaatgctAATAGTCATgggtataattataataaaatatacaCTTCATTTATCATTTTGTTAAAAGAAGTGTAAAGTCCATTGTGGACAAACAAAGGTGAAGGAAAGGAGTATATATTAATAGTGTGGAAAATTATGTATTATTAGTGTATTTTAACCGGTCATAACAGATGATCTATGATTTTGTAAGTTGTCAAATTAGAATTATGTATTACTGCTGGCCACTATTAACCTGAAGGTGTAAAAATTTATACATTGTGATTGCAGAAACCCTCTAAATCTACACAAAAATTATTAATGTCAACTTGAACCAATAAAAAGAGTTGCAAGTAGTAGAATAAATTATCTACTGATGATCCTAACGAGTTAAATTATTGATATCTTTTTAGCTCATATTGACAAATAAAGGTCTCTGATCATTTGGTTTGCCACACACAGATGCTGGTTTTCATATCATTTAAACCGGGCGATCATGCCGGATTTCGTACGTATAGGAACATGTTCCATCATGTTGTTGGATATTCATTACTCGTTGTGAGTGGTATCAacatatataaagggataagcaTAATGCATCCGGATGATCCGCACTTGCTACCTATTTATTTCGGAATAGCTGGCTGCCTGGCTTTCATCTTTCTAGTCTTTGAAATTGTATCTTGGTACAGATTTTTGCATGTCAAGTTTGGTCTTGGGATTCTATGTGAAAAGAACTTACCTTCAAGAGAAGATGGCAAAGTTCAGCCTAGTGATACACCTAAAAACAACTAAGAGACACCAATACAGAAGCAACAAGGCAGTTGCTGCCGTTTATGATATAGTACGTGTTTGCAGGGTCGGAGGTAGAGGGGTGCaagggggttcaattgaacacCCTTCGTTGGAATATTATACTACTATATTAATAggttaaaaataatatttttccattTATAAAAGTTGTTGAATCCTTTTAAtgtaagaatattttttttgaatcccTTTGTTTAATtcttggctccgccactgtGTGTTGGACCATTTACTCGTTTCCTTCTGTTTTGGCTCGATTCTATTCTGTTTTGTCCTATTGTAAGTTTCTGTTTGGAGCCTTTTTTTTACATCTTTTGGTGTGGTAGAATGCATATTTTCTTGGCAAAGGCTTCTATCTATATATTCTGCAGGtgatgtaattattttttggaCTAAAAGCTTAtccaaaaaataattatctGAAGAGTAGtgtcataatccaaaatctccCAAAATGACTCTCATCGTAGCTTTAGATTGGTATAGGGCATAccaaccgaaaaaaaaaaaaaagccaataATTAGGacgctctcttctctctcctctcccaTGCCAAAACGTAGTCACATGGTGGCACCACCTACTGGCCAGCCGTCAACGGCAGTTGGCCAGCCTTTGGATATCGCATTATCATCAAACTTCCCACCTCTACCATCAATGACACTCCCCACTAACAACCCTACTCACCCGCTTCCTACTATCCCTCCCACTTCATATGCCAATACTTTGATAGATCCAGATGTTGTTTCCATGCATGAGTGTGATCCCATTCCCTTGAAGAATATTACATACGTAGATGGGATTCCTTACGTAAAATGGACATCAAGTGAAGTTGCTAGAATGGAAGTGATAGAGAATCTACAATATGCAATAGTTGGAAAATTCTCATACAGTTGGCCTGAGTTGGAAGAGTTGAAGAACATCATTCCAACTCAATGTGGTGTTAAAGGAAAGTGTCAGGTTGGTTTTTTCAGAAACAGGCAGGTTTTAATACGATGTACTAGGATGGAAGACTTCATTACTATTTCATCCAAAAGTGCTTTTTGGCTCAAGTCGAAGGATGGATTTTCCTATCAGATGAGACCTTTAATAAATGATTCAAAATTTAAGATTGATGAGGAAACCACGACTGCTATGGCATGGATCTCGTTCCCTAATCTTCTTCCAACTTTTTTTGTGAAAGAATCATTATTCTATCTAGCTTCTGCTGTTGGAAAGCCATTACAATTGGATCTTGCAACTGTTAACAAAACTAGACCAAACTGTGCTAGGGTTAAAGTGCAAGTGGATTTATTGGCAGATTTTCCTAAGTTTGTGATGATGGatatagaagatgaagataCTAAGGAGATTCGTAGTCTTAGAGTGAAGATTCAATATGATCATCTCTCTAAGTACTGTACTGAATGTATGTTACAAGGTCACTCTAATGATGACTACCGAGTCCTCCATCCAGATATAGATGATAAGACTGTTGATCAAAGGAATAAAGTTGCTGATCAGGTTCAGGTTCAAGGTGATGATAAGGAGAGGGTGGAAGAGCCTAGACAAGAACAAAGAAATAGAAAGAATGAGAATAGAAGAGGTTATAGAGGATGGCAAAAACCTATTCAACAGTATCTTCCCAAGGTGTTATCTAATGGCAAGGTGGTGACTTATCCTGGATCAAAGAATTATGTAGATTCAACTGGAAAGGAAAACAAGGCTGAGGATAGTAATCATAATAGTGATGAGGGTACCATGACAAAAAATCAAGATATAGTGATCAGCACTAACAAGTTTGATGTCCTATCAATAATTAGTGAGGAGGAAGAATCCAGCAAAGTGAATAATGCAGCAGAAGTGTTTAATGCCAATGTGGAAAATGATATTCAGAAAAGCGGTGTGGATCAGGTAGTACAAACTCCTAAGTTAAGCACTAGGGATTGGGCGGAAAAGAACTTTAATCAGGTGGTAAGCATCTCTGAAAGATCACCAACTGGTACTGATGAACAGAAGAAAAGTGGAGGGGCTAATGAAAGCTCTTCAATTGATATAATTGTAGTGGTAAAGGAGGAGGCAACTAAAATTGTCTCAGGGGCAAGTGAGGAGGAGATTGGAAAGGATcttcaagaagttgaagataTTGCTCATTTGGGGTGTAAGGATGATGAGGTTGAAATCACAAAGGAAGCAGGTGACAGTATTAGTCAACTGCCAATACCAAAAGAAGTATCAGATGACATGCTACTAATTTGCCAGGAGGATCAGGTGCCAGCATACGATGTTATGGAACCTTCAGGACTAGATCTAGTCCtatatcaagagaaagagagtgaagaaatggGTAATGAGCTAGTGGTAATTGGTGAATGCAATACAGAAGTTCATGTTGTCAATGAAGGAAAGGAGATCATAGGACTGGAAAATATTATTCCTGAGGATCATATTGTAGACTATGCCAGAGGTGAAGAAATTGCAGATGCAAAGAAGAAGAGCATTGATAATATACATGATGCAGCAGAGAAATATCAGGGAAGCCAAGTTGAGAAAGCCTTTACTCAAGGTAGTTACCCACCTGACACAGAAGGCAAAGTTTTGAAGGAGGTTACTGAAATGCCGGTGATGAAGGAAAATAATCAAATGATGCATGTGACTAAAAAAGTATCTCCCACTAAAGAATTGCATGCTTTAGTGTCTCATGATCTTAGTAGTATGGATAAAATTAATGAAGAAGAGTTATTGAAAAATCAATCAGGGAAGAATATAGACCTCAGCAAGATGGAAGAAGAGGATATATTGCAGCACAAGAATGGAATATCTAAAGCTGCTGATTTGATTCATAAAGAAGTCAACAAGTCTAAGAAGACCAAGAATGGTGGTGAAATTGGATCTGCTAAGATCCAAGGTAAAAAGACTCAAACAGGATCCAAAGGTGATGGGGAGGTGCAACCAACTAGGATTCTTCCAAAGAGAAATGTTACTAACAAATCTAATTTCCAATGATGAAGTCCTTCTTTTGGAATATTAGATCAGTTAATACTCAGAAGGCTTTTCATAGAGTTCAAATGCTGCACAAACATCATAAGTCTGTCCTCATAGCCTTATTAGAGCCTTTTCAACAATCAAGGCAAATTGATAGATATAAGAGGAGATTGGGTATGCAATATGCTAAACATAATTGTAATAACAAGATTTGGTATTTTGTTGCTGATGGAATTGATGTGGAAGTATTAATGGACACTGAACAACAAGTGACTATTAAGCTTCTATTTCAGGAAAATGGTAAGCAACTAATCTCTACAATGGTTTATGCAAAGTGTGATTCTGATGCTAGATTAGAGTTATGGGATAGTATATACTCCTTAGCAAGCTCTATGAATTTACCATGGATGATTGGTGgggattttaatgttattttgaaTGAAGAAGTTACCTGTTTATCCATCAGAATATGAAGACTTTGCTTTTTGTGTAAACTCTTGTGAATTAATTGAAGTAGAGTTTAGAGGGATCTttttacttggtggaatggaagaaCTGGGCCAGATTGCATATTCAAAAGATTGGATAGGATTATAGTTAATCAGCAGTATCAGGACTGGTTTACTAACTTGAGTATGAAGCATCTATCAAGAATAGGTTCAGACCATGCTCCACTCTTGCTGTCAGCAGGAGAGCAGGCTCAGCAGTTTCAGAAGCATTTTAGATTTTTGAAGTTCTGGTTAGATCATGAGTCTTTCATGGATGCAGTGGATCAGCATTGGAGAACTGAGTTTATAGGAGATCCATTCATTACATTAAGTTAAAAATGAAGAGTTTAAAGGCTGCTTTATCTAGGTGGAGTAAAGAAACATTTGGAGACTTGTTCAAATAACTGACAATCAGAGAAGATATTGTGAAGATCAAGGAGCAACTATTTGAGGAAGAACCATCATAAGAGAATAGAATGGTGTTGCAAAGGGCACAGGCTGAATTCAAAATGTATCTGCATTTTGAGGAAGAGTTTTGGAGACAAAAAGTAGGCATCCAATGGCACTCAGATGGAGACAGGAATACAAGATGTTTTCATAGTCTtgtaaaaggaagaagaaagaggtTGTTGCTTACAAGAATACAAAATGTAGATGGTGAATGGGTGGGACAATTTGGATGATATTGCTACTGAAGATATTTCATTTTATCAAAATCAATTTTCTCAGGAAAGTGGTGGAGTTGATTCAAATTTATTGGATCACATTCCTGAGAGAATCTCAGAGGAACAAAACAGCTTCTTGTGTGCTAAACCAACTCTTGAAGAGgtgaaaaatgttatttttgcaTTATCACCTGATAGTGCTTGTGGATCAGATGGCTTTtctggagttttttttttatcaaaggTGTTAGAATATAGTTGGTGCTGATGTGTATAATGTGATCAGTAGCTTTTATGAGGGACAAACTCTACCAAAGTCAGTAACTCATACAAATCTGGTCCTCTTGCCTAAAAAAGAATTATCAACACTTTCTCAGACCTGAGGCC
It includes:
- the LOC132031472 gene encoding cytochrome b561 and DOMON domain-containing protein At3g25290-like; the encoded protein is MIEMSPPSCSLIFGVVLLFLSVFSFTNIHAHHCTEGFLSEANQRNLTITFCKRYKESNAVEIAMDLREKSRRLDVMVGAKLEKKTGWLAWGLNPGPEARMVGTQALIGIKNMNGELLWDKYNITRFTKIGCQLLPSAIDLIISNSTFNFSYIEHLQYYVIQATIVLPLKYDVSRLNHVWQVGIDVAEGKEPKMHPKELRNYDSTETINLRTGKGRGNRVHASSRIRKVHGILNIIGWGTLLPIGVIIARNFKEFPLPCPSWEKYHIICQSVGYIVGSTGWAVGIWLGRTSKYYSFSTHGTFGIFIFTFATLQMLVFISFKPGDHAGFRTYRNMFHHVVGYSLLVVSGINIYKGISIMHPDDPHLLPIYFGIAGCLAFIFLVFEIVSWYRFLHVKFGLGILCEKNLPSREDGKVQPSDTPKNN